A region of the Arachis hypogaea cultivar Tifrunner chromosome 15, arahy.Tifrunner.gnm2.J5K5, whole genome shotgun sequence genome:
gcattgaataactatgtattaATTATAGTAAGAGATGTGACTTTGATAACTATACTTTGTAAATATGAGACTAATAGAATTATCTGAAAGATAAAAGAGAGTACTATCTGTACTTagtgaaatgaagaagaagacacaTGACTGAGAGTTGTgcgtaaaataaaaaagtaaacgcAATATGaatgataattatattttataccagTTTTCAAAATGCAGTTACGTCAATCACTGTTTATTAATAAGGTTAAAATGGAAATACAAAAATTGGACACCATTTTCTCTATATTGCTATAGATACTAGCGGCTTAACAGGTATTATCGTACTTGTTCAGCCGCTTTTTTTATGGATTTAAAgttgattattttaataatttttgaaattttaaatttgaataacataaaaataataatataaaatagtcaATGATAATATAAACatgttcaaattaaaataaacatataTTACCTAtctataaataataacaatatgaaaatgatttaattataataaacacATACATCACCTATCCACAAATAACATAATCCATAAAATAGTtattacaataatattttatcttcttctatctaactcaaagtcataaaaataaatataaaaatacgaTTGTTTACAAAAGATAAGCCATATTCAAAAAGTCatactttttttctttgtttagggACCTTTTTTTAAGTGGTAAGGTAAAGTACGGATCTGTATTTGAAGAATCTTTCATGTGCCTACAAAAAgtgtaaagaaaaaaataattatgtctTTTTTTTGGGATTATAGATCAAACTATAAGTAAAGACGTTAAGATAAACCTAAAGTCATTTTTGAATTTGTATCGAGTAAAAATCTTTAGCAATTTTTCGTACATCTCTTTATCAATAAATTCTTGAGTATTGAAGAACtacaaaatttagaaatcaataaaatataCCTTATGCCAATACAAATTTCATTATATTTGAACGacaatttaacaataaaaaaataaaacctgtaaaattgaaatttcttgtttgagattAGATTTTCTACACATGCACAACAAAAAAAGTCATTAAACCATCCGTAGAATATTTAAATCTATAATTATCCGATATTACCCCTATTTTGTGCAGTTTCTTAATCTAATGATAGGTACTTGCAATGTTGTTCTTTACTAACATGAGTTGGTTCTGCTCCTGTGAATTTGTtgctggaaaaagaaaaaagtttaatTTAGTATCActggtataaaattattttttgtaacttTATTCAACATGAGAAATATAATCTCTGTTGCAATCTTAGAGTAACCTTTTAATATTTTAGCCATAAACTTTTTCCCTTCAtctaataaaagaagaagaatatagAAGGGGATAGATAATAGACATATCTATAATATTCTGATTACGATGATTGCATTACCTTGTAGGTTGTTGGAGcagtattttcttttttatcatcTTGCAGAATTGGGTCTTGTCTGTTTTAACCGTACCTCCCCAACCAACAGAATAAATTTGAAGGGAATGAACCCATTAGATAACATATGATTATGATTACTAACATAGAAATAGAAGTAtgtatatttaatgcaattttcacagtaattaatttaaaaaattactttattgTCTATTGGTTCAATTGATGCAATTGATTGCTCATCTTTCCATGCACTCCAAAGACTTTGGAATCCTTCTTCCTATAATTGATATTTGTTAATATATTTCTAGTATATCTAGTATGTCTCCGTTAATGATAATTAGTACGTACCTGTTGCGTAAAACAGATGTTCAAGTTCGTTGTCTTTATCTCCTAGCATATATTGATGAGCTCTTTTAAAATCAAtttgtctattaaaaaaatataagtcaTTAGCCGTCAATAAATTGAAGTTTGTAGACAAAAATATCTATATTAATGAAAtagatttaaatattaaaattatatgaagACTGAATTGTACCAAGAAGTAACTACACATACATTTACTAGGAACATAAATTACCTGTGGTGAAGGTAACAATATTTctttgaaaattatatttctggtaaattctccacttgttccatctattttttcttctttgtctAAAATTTTTGTAGTTGACTGAGAAATACTTCGAGACAAAGCAACATATAATTGGCCATGGTTAAACACATGTTTAGGGAGATAGATCCCTACTTTAGGAATGGTCTGTCCTTGTGATTTGTTTATTGTTATTGCAAAACTTAACTTTACAGAAAATAGCTTCCGGATAAGTATAAAAGGCAGTCCTGAATTCTCTGTTGTTTTGTATTTTATCCGAGGCAAGGAAGCTCTTCTTCCACAGTGATGGCCAGTTAAAATTTCTACATCCAACATGTTTTGAAAAGTTCCACGACATAGTAACCTTGTACCATTGTACCATTGCATAAGCCGGCCTTAGGGTCTATGTTTCTCGATAACATCAAAGGTGCACCTTTTTTTACCTTCAGCACATGAGGTGGCAACCCACCTGTAGAAACTGAGTTAAAGTATTCTTGTTGATATAACTTATTAGCATCTCCTTCTACCTCATCAAATGAgactaaattttgttcttctcctGGAAACTGGTTGATAATTATATCAAAGCTGTTGCACATCATAATTTTTTGGCGTCAATATTGCCCTTTTTACCCTGTAAGAAGCGTCTCACCCATGAGATTGTAAGTTTGGAAATATTTCTTCTATTAACTTGAGTAATGATGTTTCACCCTCCCACAGAATTGCCATATTTGCTTGTATCCGTACAAAGTCTTCATGTATGGTGGGCTCAATTCCATCACCAATGCGCATAAGATACTCAGCAAAAAATTATCATTAGAAGATCGCATATTTTGTTGCAAATGAAAAATTTTAGTGGAAGCCCATAAATGAGACTTAACTATAGAAGCTGAAATCATTTGTGACTTACTACCTTTCGGTACGACAGGCAGTACTTGGCGAAAATCTCCTCCCATCACCATCACTTTTCCTCCAAATGGCATATCGTTTGCTAATATGTCTCTCAGAGTGCGGTCTAATGATTGCATCGATTCTTTATTTGTCATTGGTGTTTCATCCCAGATTATTGCTGTTGTTTGTCTAATTAGCTTTGCAAGATCTGATTATTTGCTTATGTTGCAAATGGATGATGGTTCTGCATTAATTGGGATCTTAAACCTAAAATGAGCTGTTTGACCCCTAGGCAATAATGTTGCAGTTATTCTTGATGATGTAGTTACCAAGACAATATGACCCTCATTTCTCAATTCTGCAATTACagctttgtaaaaaaatattttgcctGCTCCTCCTATCCCATCAACAAAGAACATTCCACTTTCTCTTCTCTCAATTGTATTCATAATGCACTTGAAAGCTTTAGATTGGTTATTGTTCAATCTTTCTATGGAACACATGTCTTCCCGGGGTACTTCGACAGACAGTTCTTATTGGATAACTCTGGGTATCGAGTTGTCATTGTCATTTTAATGAGTTAGAGCTGGCAAATCgtattgtttaatttgttttcCGTGCTGAAGGAGTATATCATTTATATCCCTGAGTAGCCGATTTGTGAACACTAAGGCTGTTGTAGTGCTGGTTGACGGATAATCATCCactatatatgaaaaaaattcatCCTATAAGCTTCTTACATCTATAGGCTCACAAAATATTAAGATAGTTGCAAACAACCTTCGTAAAGCACATGGCAATCGTAAAACAGAAGCCTCAACCAAACACGCACGGATGCTACTGTCACTCTCTAACAATCCTCGGTGTTAAGCAGATTGCTTGAAGGACAAATATTGGACCTCATTCACTGTTAGCAAGTCATCCCAACTGATTGGTCCTCTAACATTAGATAACAGAATACGCAAATAGAATTTTTCTCCTTCTGAAGGTGATACAGTATAAATTCGACCGATGGATCTCCTCTATGTCTTGCGCTGACGCCATTCCTTTTCCTTGTTGTGCCAAGTGTAATACTCTGGAATtttcctcttcagaagatgcctagATTGTTAGTCCTCCTCACGATTTAGGGCAAAAAACTCAGTGAGCATTGTTCTAGAGAAATAATCATCATTAAGTATTTCAGGAATGTTTGGTGATCATAGAAGCTCACTTGATATTGATTTGGCAAATGAATTTGTAACCTTTTTACATATAGATACATTCGGTAAAggttaaatttaaatattctccAACATGCCTTTGGAGTAGCGATCCATCTTACATCAACAAACTGTTGGACCTCGTCAACATTAGAACCGTTGTGAACTTCCATTGCAACCCGGTCTGGACCCTTGTAGCAATACTTGTAGAGATACTTTATACTCTTGATGCTACTACATATCTCAACATTAATATGGCAATCATACTTTAGTAGTAGCCAAGGGTTGTACGGAACTACCCATCTATTGTCAACTGTGACATTTTGGTTAATCGGTACTAGAGTGTCGAATCGTCGCTTATATTGCGGATATGAGTCGTCACCTCTTCGTGTTTCTGCTGCAAACTTTTTTGGGTAGTTGCATTTACATTGACCATTTTTCATGCAGGGTGAAAATTGATCAAGTATTCCGCAAGGGCCATGAATCATATGTTTTAGCACTGCATCATGTAGGTGTGGTTCTACTTCTTTAGATGGTATCTCTGCACGTACCAAACTATCATAATGCCCCGAGTCAATTAACTTGTCATTATTTTCTAAGATTAACAACATATGTACATGTGGCAATTCTCTTTTTTGAAACTCAGTGACATAAATATAGCTCTTCACCATTCCCAAGACACCCTTAGTAATTACATCCTCTTTCAGCTGTTCAAATTTGGCTCGAAAATTTCTTGTTGTTAGATCTGGACGATCTTGTGGAGTTTGAACTGGGTTGAGTTATGAAGTTATTTCAGTCCAAGATGAATTGCATGTCATTGTGAGAAAAATATCTGGCTTGCCCTCTTTAAGAATAATAGCCATTCTATCTTCATAGCGTTGGGTCATGTCGCGACGGCTACCAATGAACGACGATGGTAGtattgttctttttcttccaacgtTTTCTGAAGACAAATATAGAGAGAAATATTATtagtttcaataattattttggaTAATTCTTAATGATTTACGAAGTAGCAATTAGATACAACAATAGTTACCTACATTGGTTTCTCATGTGTGCAAGACATCTTGTAAGCCTTGGTATAATTCTGCCCGTAATTTCTTCTGTCTAGTTCGAATCGATTTTAATTTTTCGGTTTCAATTTCACATAGTTACCAACAACATATTGTTGTATAAGTCACCCTGCTTGCAATACGGTGGAATGATCATCGGGGCGGATCtacaaatttttaagaatttgtaAAAAAGATTAGATACATTGAACAATTTTTTGGCAGAATTTTATTGAAGTCTATACTGCGTAGAAAATGGGAATTTGTACATGGAGCATATAGCTATAATATGTTCGGCATGATACTTTGCTCCCACTTTGACTTCGAGTAATGATATCCCATCCATGAGTTCCaaatagaaaaaagaagagaatattgtAGTGGATCGTAATAGTCAACGAATTCCTGAATCCTTCGTAGGCTACCAGCATGAGTTTGCACCTTAATATCTCGTCCACGAATCATTGTTTCAACGTCATCACCAACAATTATAGCTGCTACCTGTGATGCAGTTGGAAGGCTATATTGTGGCTGATTAGTAGGTCCCTCTCTAATGAGCAAACTACACTCATGTACATCTGACCGTTGTGCAAGCTGGCGAAACACATGGAGAGAAGGATTATACTGGTGTAGCAATTGTTGTATCTTGAAAACCAATATTTCATGTAGTTGTGTGTTTTTCAGTATCTTATTCTGCAACTCGTGCTCAGTATCATATATGTACAGTTGCAAAAAACGTGGTCGCGTGTCCTGATCCGGATAAAATCCCCCTATACTGTGATATATTGAGTCTTGAGCACGAAATGTATATATACCACGACTTGTTATAGCCAGTTGTTCGTCTATGTGCATACCACACGAAGTGAAGGAAAATACATGATTGTATCCACGAatatgttttctaaaatggtttcTTTCTGCAGAGGGGTCCAGaaagattattttatttaaaactttttattcgAAACTGTTATAACCAAGTTGAAACCACGTACGATCTATAAtaacattatattattttaaatgtttatatatataaaatatatttaaatgaaatagatatgtaataaataataaataatcattCAAATAGTGGGTAAGAAGGCTAAATTTAGTGTCTAAATTGAATGAATCTGATacgaaaagaattaaaatttaatccaTCTTTTTATAATCTGTTTTTTGAGGGCAAAACAACGTTGCATTTGTACTCTTTGAACCActttttttcttctattctttGTTCAATCTAGTTTAGCAAAATTTAAGTTTGACTTTCGaaaactgattttaaatttgacttTGGAAAATTAGACTCGATTTACTATTTCTATTTCTCTTATTAATAATTgagtctaattttaaaatttaatgattcatcaaaaactcctaaaaaattattatatacacaCTGAAATTTagtcactaaattaattattatatatttataaataaataaatatattatttaatttatttttaatatatattttatattttataaaaaatttttttactaataacaTTATCAAAACTTTTTAGATAATTTAAACTTACAATATAATATAACACACACAcgtgtgtttcttttctttaataaTAGCATTTCTACTAGTATTTTTACCCGTAATAATATTAcgagaatataaattttttaaaattataatccaCTTTGTTCTGACAATAT
Encoded here:
- the LOC140179120 gene encoding uncharacterized protein; amino-acid sequence: MHIDEQLAITSRGIYTFRAQDSIYHSIGGFYPDQDTRPRFLQLYIYDTEHELQNKILKNTQLHEILVFKIQQLLHQYNPSLHVFRQLAQRSDVHECSLLIREGPTNQPQYSLPTASQVAAIIVGDDVETMIRGRDIKVQTHAENVGRKRTILPSSFIGSRRDMTQRYEDRMAIILKEENNDKLIDSGHYDSLVRAEIPSKEVEPHLHDAVLKHMIHGPCGILDQFSPCMKNGQCKCNYPKKFAAETRRGDDSYPQYKRRFDTLVPINQNVTVDNRWVVPYNPWLLLKYDCHINVEICSSIKSIKYLYKYCYKGPDRVAMEVHNGSNVDEVQQFVDVRWIATPKSLQPVSNKSLADVSVICPYNNEEDGQASDCQQVTCSKPETGMYIY